From Microbacterium sp. YJN-G, a single genomic window includes:
- the rpsD gene encoding 30S ribosomal protein S4, which produces MVTKSQDRRKVRLSRALGIPLTPKAARYLEKRPYAPGEHGRTKRKADSDYAVRLREKQRLREQYGIREKQLRIAFNEARRKDGLTGENLVELLEMRLDALVLRAGFARTTAQARQLVVHRHILVDGQLVDRPSFRVKPGQLIHVKAKSEALEPFQVAAAGGHADVLPPVPGYLEVELDKLQARLVRRPKRAEVPVTCEVQLVVEYYAAR; this is translated from the coding sequence GTGGTCACGAAGTCCCAGGACCGCCGCAAGGTCCGTCTCAGCCGCGCGCTGGGTATCCCGCTCACCCCGAAGGCCGCCCGCTACCTCGAGAAGCGTCCCTACGCCCCGGGTGAGCACGGCCGCACCAAGCGCAAGGCCGACAGCGACTACGCCGTCCGTCTGCGCGAGAAGCAGCGTCTGCGCGAGCAGTACGGCATCCGCGAGAAGCAGCTGCGCATCGCGTTCAACGAGGCCCGCCGCAAGGACGGCCTGACCGGTGAGAACCTCGTCGAGCTGCTCGAGATGCGTCTCGACGCCCTCGTGCTGCGTGCAGGCTTCGCCCGCACCACAGCGCAGGCCCGCCAGCTGGTCGTGCACCGTCACATCCTCGTCGACGGTCAGCTCGTCGACCGCCCGTCGTTCCGCGTGAAGCCGGGTCAGCTCATCCACGTCAAGGCCAAGTCCGAGGCTCTCGAGCCGTTCCAGGTCGCAGCCGCCGGCGGTCACGCCGACGTCCTGCCCCCGGTCCCGGGCTACCTCGAGGTCGAGCTCGACAAGCTGCAGGCCCGCCTGGTCCGTCGTCCCAAGCGCGCCGAGGTCCCCGTGACCTGTGAGGTGCAGCTGGTCGTCGAGTACTACGCGGCTCGCTGA
- a CDS encoding type II 3-dehydroquinate dehydratase — translation MSEPRRLLLVNGPNLNLLGTREPAVYGPATLADVEKLTAEVAAALGYEVRALQSNHEGVLIDAVHAAREDCAGIIINPGGLTHTSVALRDALTGVGMPFAEVHISDVYAREKFRHFSYLDDVAAVRVVGKGIDGYADAVRELVALLDG, via the coding sequence GTGTCTGAACCTCGTCGCCTCCTGCTCGTGAACGGCCCCAACCTCAACCTGCTCGGTACGCGGGAGCCGGCGGTGTACGGCCCCGCGACGCTCGCGGACGTCGAGAAGCTGACCGCCGAGGTGGCTGCGGCCCTCGGGTACGAGGTGCGGGCGCTGCAGAGCAACCACGAGGGCGTCCTCATCGACGCGGTGCACGCCGCCCGAGAGGACTGCGCCGGGATCATCATCAACCCGGGTGGGCTCACGCACACCTCCGTGGCGCTGCGCGACGCGCTCACCGGTGTCGGGATGCCGTTCGCCGAGGTGCACATCTCGGACGTCTACGCGCGCGAGAAGTTCCGCCATTTCTCGTACCTCGACGACGTCGCCGCGGTGCGCGTGGTCGGCAAGGGCATCGACGGCTACGCCGATGCCGTGCGGGAGCTGGTCGCGCTGCTCGACGGATGA
- the aroC gene encoding chorismate synthase yields MLRVLTAGESHGPELIAVMEGLPSGVTVTAEAIQADLQRRKLGYGRGSRMKFEQDELTISGGVRHGLSMGSPIALRIGNTEWPKWTEVMNPAPAELTDKSRGRGAALTRPRPGHADLVGMQKYDFDEARPILERASARETAARVALGAVARAFLSELGIRLVSHTLSIGPVRVPDGSPLPTPDDVDALDADPLRCFDAATSALMVDEVDSARKDGDTLGGIVEVLAYGLPPGVGSHVHWDRRLDGRLAQALMSIQAIKGVEVGDGFETTRRRGSAAHDELFAAGDGITRSSDRAGGTEGGMTTGTVLRVRAGMKPIATVPRALRTIDVSSGEAATAHHQRSDVCAVPAAGVVAEAMVAIELANSLLEKFGGDSIRETRRNLEGYLAAIPAALRTAPASEAALLAHDELS; encoded by the coding sequence ATGCTCCGCGTGCTCACGGCCGGCGAATCGCACGGCCCCGAACTCATCGCCGTCATGGAGGGCCTTCCCTCCGGTGTCACCGTCACCGCCGAGGCCATCCAGGCGGATCTGCAGCGACGCAAGCTCGGCTATGGGCGCGGCTCCCGGATGAAGTTCGAGCAGGACGAGCTCACCATCTCGGGCGGCGTGCGCCACGGACTCAGCATGGGCAGCCCGATCGCCCTGCGCATCGGCAACACCGAGTGGCCGAAGTGGACCGAGGTCATGAACCCCGCGCCTGCCGAGCTGACCGACAAGTCGCGCGGTCGCGGCGCGGCGCTCACCCGCCCCCGCCCCGGACACGCCGACCTGGTCGGCATGCAGAAGTACGACTTCGACGAGGCCCGCCCGATCCTCGAGCGCGCCAGCGCTCGTGAGACGGCAGCACGTGTGGCCCTGGGCGCCGTCGCCCGCGCTTTCCTCTCCGAGCTCGGCATTCGCCTCGTCAGCCACACGCTTTCCATCGGACCTGTGCGGGTGCCGGACGGCTCGCCGCTGCCGACCCCCGACGATGTCGACGCGCTGGATGCCGATCCGCTGCGCTGCTTCGATGCCGCCACCTCCGCGCTGATGGTCGACGAGGTCGACTCCGCGCGCAAGGACGGCGACACGCTCGGCGGCATCGTCGAGGTGCTCGCCTACGGCCTGCCGCCCGGAGTCGGCTCGCACGTGCACTGGGACCGGCGTCTGGACGGGCGTCTTGCGCAGGCGCTCATGAGCATCCAGGCCATCAAGGGCGTCGAGGTCGGCGACGGCTTCGAGACCACCCGTCGCCGAGGCTCGGCCGCGCACGACGAGCTCTTCGCGGCCGGGGACGGCATCACCCGCTCGTCCGACCGCGCCGGCGGCACCGAGGGCGGGATGACCACCGGTACCGTGCTGCGCGTCCGCGCAGGCATGAAGCCGATCGCGACCGTCCCGCGTGCGCTGCGCACGATCGACGTCTCCTCCGGCGAGGCAGCCACCGCGCACCACCAGCGCTCCGACGTGTGCGCCGTGCCCGCCGCGGGCGTGGTCGCCGAGGCGATGGTCGCCATCGAACTGGCGAACTCGCTGCTGGAGAAGTTCGGCGGCGACAGCATCCGCGAGACCCGCCGCAACCTCGAGGGCTACCTGGCGGCGATCCCCGCGGCGCTGCGCACGGCTCCCGCCTCGGAGGCGGCACTGCTCGCCCATGATGAGCTCTCCTGA
- a CDS encoding shikimate dehydrogenase family protein, with product MAGRTNLAVWGDPIGHSRSPALHRAAYRELGLDWQYDRRRVDAGEFATALGTLDESWRGLSLTMPLKEVAHAAADELDAHARLTGAVNTLLLGDRRRGFNTDVGGIVDAFTDVGVSRLESVRILGAGATAASALVAAHDLGARRVEVRARRPEAAERLRRIAGELGAELTVTAFDEPTSGVDATIATLPTGTVLDPALAVPLAASGGILFEAAYAPWPSALAAGWPGHPVISGFEMLLHQAVRQVRIFLTGSQDQALPREDVIVSVMRSAAMGD from the coding sequence GTGGCCGGCCGCACGAACCTGGCCGTCTGGGGCGATCCGATCGGGCACAGCCGCTCGCCTGCACTGCACCGGGCCGCGTACCGGGAGCTGGGGCTCGACTGGCAGTACGACCGCCGCAGGGTCGACGCGGGGGAGTTCGCCACGGCGCTCGGGACGCTCGATGAGAGCTGGCGTGGGCTGTCGCTGACGATGCCGCTGAAGGAGGTCGCCCACGCGGCCGCCGACGAGCTCGATGCGCACGCCCGGCTCACCGGCGCGGTCAACACGCTGCTGCTGGGAGATCGGAGGCGCGGCTTCAACACCGACGTCGGCGGCATCGTCGACGCGTTCACCGATGTCGGCGTCAGCCGCCTCGAGTCGGTCCGCATCCTGGGCGCCGGCGCGACCGCGGCATCCGCTCTCGTCGCCGCGCACGATCTCGGCGCCCGGCGCGTCGAGGTGCGCGCCCGGCGCCCCGAGGCGGCGGAGCGCCTGCGGCGCATCGCCGGTGAGCTGGGTGCCGAGCTCACGGTGACCGCCTTCGACGAGCCCACGTCGGGTGTCGACGCGACCATCGCGACGCTGCCGACCGGCACTGTGCTCGATCCGGCGCTCGCGGTGCCGCTGGCGGCATCCGGCGGCATCCTGTTCGAGGCGGCGTACGCGCCGTGGCCGTCGGCGCTGGCTGCCGGGTGGCCGGGGCACCCCGTGATCTCGGGGTTCGAGATGCTGCTGCACCAGGCCGTGCGGCAGGTGCGCATCTTCCTCACCGGCTCGCAGGATCAGGCACTTCCGCGCGAGGACGTCATCGTGTCCGTCATGCGGTCGGCGGCCATGGGAGACTAG
- the mltG gene encoding endolytic transglycosylase MltG — MPDADDSPQQPDLGDLFDNLPTASSSLPGREERSEAAPGSRRAMREARAAAESGSAVPGSAAPGDADADAVAADETDTGFAPVSARTDDPSARTGDVARAGDDSARTGDVARAGDVARAGDDDAGRADDGEDVRTRIAPIVAAGAPPARGVTPAAATPPAEDAPEAPADDPGSLDALFAPEKHRDVPKKKRGRGCLVGLIILLVVAGGIAAGGAWVMNTYGDKINEIMGWGEPKDYEAGQATGEALITIKQGDTGSPVSTALFEAGVTKTDRVFYEYLLKESPSATFYPGVYKLQKKMTAAAALEALDNPENRMENTVRIAEGGTVESSLPRIVDGVGIPLEDLQAAVADPSVYGVQAQSLEGWLFPAVYTFDPGATAQDVITRMVERTRESLDKAGVPDAEAQRVLTIASIIEREARTPDFSKVSRVIQNRLDDGMMLQMDSTAQYGFGELHAGKASTSAEAQHDDNPWNTYVITGLPATPIASAGDAAIEAAMHPADGPWLYFVTINMSTGETQFSETYAEHQRGIEKMQAWCRANPGTGC, encoded by the coding sequence ATGCCTGACGCTGACGATTCCCCGCAGCAGCCGGATCTCGGCGACCTGTTCGACAACCTCCCCACGGCGTCGTCGTCGCTGCCGGGGCGCGAGGAGCGCTCCGAGGCCGCGCCGGGCTCCCGGCGTGCCATGCGAGAGGCCAGGGCCGCCGCCGAGTCCGGTTCCGCGGTGCCCGGTTCCGCGGCGCCCGGTGACGCGGATGCTGACGCCGTGGCCGCCGATGAGACGGACACGGGCTTCGCCCCCGTCTCCGCACGGACAGACGATCCCTCCGCACGGACAGGCGACGTCGCACGCGCAGGCGACGACTCCGCGCGGACAGGCGACGTCGCACGCGCAGGCGACGTCGCCCGCGCAGGCGACGACGATGCAGGTCGTGCCGACGACGGCGAGGACGTCCGGACCCGGATCGCGCCCATCGTGGCGGCCGGCGCGCCGCCGGCCAGGGGCGTGACGCCCGCCGCGGCGACTCCGCCCGCGGAGGACGCGCCGGAGGCGCCCGCAGACGACCCGGGCTCGCTCGACGCGCTCTTCGCCCCCGAGAAGCACCGCGACGTGCCGAAGAAGAAGCGCGGCCGCGGCTGCCTGGTCGGCCTGATCATCCTCCTGGTGGTCGCGGGAGGAATCGCCGCCGGAGGCGCCTGGGTGATGAACACCTACGGCGACAAGATCAACGAGATCATGGGCTGGGGTGAGCCGAAGGACTACGAGGCCGGCCAGGCGACCGGCGAGGCCCTGATCACCATCAAGCAGGGCGACACCGGATCGCCCGTCTCCACCGCGCTGTTCGAGGCCGGTGTGACCAAGACCGACCGGGTCTTCTACGAGTACCTGCTCAAGGAGAGCCCGAGCGCGACGTTCTATCCCGGCGTGTACAAGCTGCAGAAGAAGATGACCGCCGCCGCGGCGCTCGAGGCGCTGGACAACCCCGAGAACCGGATGGAGAACACCGTCCGCATCGCCGAGGGCGGCACCGTCGAATCGTCGCTGCCGCGGATCGTCGACGGCGTCGGCATCCCGCTGGAGGACCTGCAGGCGGCCGTCGCCGACCCGTCGGTGTACGGGGTGCAGGCGCAGAGCCTCGAGGGCTGGCTGTTCCCGGCCGTCTACACATTCGACCCGGGGGCGACCGCCCAGGACGTCATCACGCGCATGGTCGAGCGCACCCGCGAGTCGCTGGACAAGGCCGGAGTGCCGGATGCCGAGGCGCAGCGCGTGCTCACCATCGCCTCGATCATCGAGCGCGAAGCCCGTACGCCCGACTTCTCGAAGGTCTCGCGGGTGATCCAGAACCGTCTGGACGACGGCATGATGCTGCAGATGGACTCGACCGCGCAGTACGGCTTCGGCGAGCTGCACGCAGGCAAGGCCAGCACGTCGGCCGAAGCGCAGCACGACGACAACCCGTGGAACACGTACGTGATCACCGGCCTCCCTGCCACCCCGATCGCGAGTGCGGGCGACGCGGCCATCGAGGCTGCGATGCATCCCGCCGACGGCCCCTGGCTGTACTTCGTGACGATCAACATGAGCACGGGCGAGACGCAGTTCTCCGAGACCTACGCCGAGCACCAGCGTGGCATCGAGAAGATGCAGGCGTGGTGCAGGGCGAACCCCGGCACGGGCTGCTGA
- the ruvX gene encoding Holliday junction resolvase RuvX: MTGFRRGIRLGIDVGKARVGVSRCDPDGMLAVPVETVPRSESSIQRIAELAQEWEPIEFVVGLPVNMRGDETPSTVDARDFAAELAARTRIPVRLVDERLSTVTAHAALRSSGRSQRNSRSIVDQVAAVVLLQHAVDTEKSTGRPAGALIDLDEEPVRDA; encoded by the coding sequence GTGACGGGCTTCCGTCGCGGCATCCGTCTCGGCATCGACGTCGGCAAGGCGCGCGTCGGGGTCTCCCGTTGCGACCCCGACGGGATGCTGGCCGTACCGGTCGAGACGGTGCCGCGTTCGGAATCGTCGATCCAGCGGATCGCCGAGCTCGCGCAGGAGTGGGAGCCGATCGAATTCGTCGTGGGTCTGCCGGTGAACATGCGGGGCGACGAGACGCCCTCGACCGTCGACGCGCGTGACTTCGCCGCGGAGCTCGCCGCGCGCACGCGCATCCCCGTGCGCCTGGTGGACGAGCGGCTCAGCACGGTGACAGCGCATGCCGCGCTGCGCTCCTCGGGCAGATCCCAGAGGAATTCTCGTAGCATTGTCGACCAGGTGGCGGCGGTCGTGCTCCTGCAGCACGCGGTCGACACCGAGAAGAGCACCGGGCGCCCTGCCGGTGCATTGATCGATCTCGATGAGGAGCCCGTCCGAGATGCCTGA
- a CDS encoding shikimate kinase, with amino-acid sequence MSSPERADRPLTVVLVGPMAAGKTSVGRKVARLLEVPFIDTDKRIVAAHGPIPQIFAEHGETRFRELEREAVATAVAEGGVVSLGGGAVTDAGTRALLAQHPVVFLTVGEAAVARRISGAGRPLLEGQGDPIDRWRTLFAERRGWYEEVADLTIDTSRRPMRTLAEEIAAWRKEQQ; translated from the coding sequence ATGAGCTCTCCTGAGCGGGCCGACAGGCCGCTGACCGTCGTCCTCGTCGGCCCGATGGCCGCCGGCAAGACCAGTGTCGGGCGGAAGGTGGCGCGGCTGCTCGAGGTGCCGTTCATCGACACCGACAAGCGGATCGTCGCGGCCCATGGCCCGATCCCGCAGATCTTCGCCGAGCACGGCGAGACCCGATTCCGTGAGCTGGAGCGAGAAGCGGTCGCCACGGCCGTCGCCGAGGGCGGGGTCGTCTCGCTCGGCGGCGGTGCGGTGACGGATGCCGGCACGCGGGCGCTGCTCGCGCAGCATCCGGTCGTCTTCCTGACGGTCGGCGAAGCCGCCGTGGCACGCCGCATCAGCGGCGCCGGCCGGCCGCTGCTGGAGGGTCAGGGCGATCCCATCGACCGCTGGCGCACGCTGTTCGCCGAGCGCCGCGGCTGGTACGAAGAGGTCGCCGATCTGACGATCGACACGTCGCGCCGGCCGATGCGGACACTGGCGGAGGAGATCGCCGCATGGAGGAAGGAACAGCAATGA
- the alaS gene encoding alanine--tRNA ligase: protein MRTAEIAQRYLDYFEKNDHVIVPSASLVSDDPSLLFTVAGMVPMIPYLTGVVPAPHPRIADLQKCIRTNDIEEVGRTARHGTFFQMLGNWSFGDYFKEGAIRYAWELLTSSESDGGLGFDEKDLWVTVYETDDEAEAIWRDVIGLKPERIQRLGRADNYWNTGQPGPGGPDSEIFFDRGPAYGKDGGPAVDDTRFLEIWNLVFMQDFIENIRGKTEFDIIGELPMKNIDTGMGLERVAFLKQGVENMYETDQVRPVLDRAVELSGRPYGAVHEDDVRFRVIADHVRSSLMLLSDGVRPSNEGRGYILRRLMRRSVRAMRLLGVDEPVFPELFAASRDAMKASYPELETEWSTLSSAAFAEEETFRRTLAQGSTILDLALDETRRSGGSTLSGPEAFLLHDTYGFPIDLTLEVAEEAGLDVDRAAFDSLMQQQRERAKADARNRKRQLADVSVYRQFRALGETGFAGYTELQTESRVLGLIVDGVPAQTASEGQVAEVILAETTLYAESGGQIADKGTIVGTGFELDVLDVQRPVPGLISHTVHVASGSVSVDDRATTVVDAANRRAARQAHSATHLVHAALRDTLGKTATQAGSLNRAGYMRFDFSWSQPLSAETRSEIEDITNRAITEALEVTTRIVSLDEAKEAGAMALFGEKYGDVVRMVDIGGPWSRELCAGTHVSTSSEIGLVSVVGESSVGASNRRIEALVGQDAFRELAAERTVVSQLSAALKAPRDQLAARIDELQANLKAAEKRISQFEAKEREGRVPALAEAAQQAGSHRVVATSLGEIGSADDVRPLALSVRERLGSDDAVVALGGVANGRPVVVVATNDAARAAGAKAGALVRIAAGILGGGGGGKDDVAQGGGTDASALDAALSAIVAELSAA, encoded by the coding sequence ATGAGAACTGCGGAGATCGCGCAGCGCTACCTCGATTACTTCGAGAAGAACGACCACGTCATCGTCCCGTCCGCCTCGCTGGTCAGTGACGACCCGTCACTGCTGTTCACCGTGGCCGGCATGGTGCCGATGATCCCGTACCTGACGGGTGTGGTCCCCGCGCCGCATCCCCGCATCGCCGACCTGCAGAAGTGCATCCGCACCAACGACATCGAAGAGGTCGGACGCACCGCCCGCCACGGCACGTTCTTCCAGATGCTCGGCAACTGGTCGTTCGGCGACTACTTCAAGGAGGGGGCGATCCGCTATGCGTGGGAGCTGCTGACCTCCTCCGAGTCCGACGGCGGTCTCGGCTTCGACGAGAAGGACCTGTGGGTCACGGTCTACGAGACCGATGACGAGGCCGAGGCCATCTGGCGTGACGTCATCGGCCTCAAGCCCGAGCGCATCCAGCGCCTCGGACGCGCCGACAACTACTGGAACACCGGTCAGCCCGGCCCCGGCGGACCCGACTCCGAGATCTTCTTCGACCGCGGTCCCGCCTACGGAAAGGACGGCGGACCCGCCGTCGACGACACGCGCTTCCTGGAGATCTGGAACCTCGTGTTCATGCAGGACTTCATCGAGAACATCCGCGGCAAGACCGAGTTCGACATCATCGGCGAGCTGCCGATGAAGAACATCGACACCGGCATGGGCCTCGAGCGCGTCGCCTTCCTCAAGCAGGGCGTCGAGAACATGTACGAGACCGACCAGGTGCGCCCCGTGCTCGACCGCGCCGTCGAGCTCTCCGGCCGGCCCTACGGCGCCGTGCACGAGGACGACGTGCGCTTCCGCGTGATCGCCGACCACGTGCGTTCCTCGCTCATGCTGCTCTCCGACGGCGTGCGTCCCTCCAACGAGGGCCGCGGCTACATCCTGCGGCGCCTGATGCGCCGCAGCGTGCGCGCCATGCGCCTGCTGGGCGTCGACGAGCCGGTCTTCCCCGAGCTGTTCGCCGCCTCGCGCGATGCGATGAAGGCGTCGTACCCCGAGCTCGAGACCGAGTGGAGCACGTTGTCCTCCGCCGCGTTCGCGGAGGAGGAGACCTTCCGCCGCACGCTCGCACAGGGATCGACGATCCTCGACCTCGCGCTGGATGAGACCAGGAGGTCGGGCGGGTCCACGCTCAGCGGCCCCGAGGCGTTCCTGCTGCACGACACCTACGGCTTCCCGATCGACCTCACCCTCGAGGTCGCCGAGGAAGCCGGGCTCGACGTCGACCGCGCCGCCTTCGACTCGCTGATGCAGCAGCAGCGCGAGCGCGCCAAGGCCGACGCCCGCAACCGCAAGCGCCAGCTCGCCGACGTCTCGGTCTACCGCCAGTTCCGCGCACTCGGCGAGACCGGCTTCGCCGGCTACACCGAACTGCAGACCGAGTCGCGCGTGCTCGGCCTCATCGTCGACGGCGTGCCGGCGCAGACGGCATCCGAGGGCCAGGTCGCCGAGGTGATCCTCGCCGAGACGACGCTGTACGCCGAGTCGGGCGGACAGATCGCCGACAAGGGCACCATCGTCGGCACCGGCTTCGAGCTCGACGTGCTCGACGTGCAGCGCCCGGTGCCCGGACTCATCAGTCACACCGTGCACGTCGCATCGGGAAGCGTGTCGGTCGACGACCGTGCCACCACCGTCGTGGATGCCGCGAATCGCCGCGCCGCACGCCAGGCCCACTCGGCCACGCACCTCGTGCACGCCGCTCTGCGCGACACGCTCGGCAAGACGGCCACGCAGGCGGGGTCGCTGAACCGCGCCGGCTACATGCGATTCGACTTCAGCTGGTCGCAGCCGCTGTCGGCCGAGACCCGCAGCGAGATCGAGGACATCACCAACCGCGCCATCACCGAGGCACTCGAGGTGACGACCCGCATCGTCTCGCTGGACGAGGCCAAGGAAGCCGGCGCCATGGCGCTGTTCGGCGAGAAGTACGGCGACGTCGTGCGCATGGTCGACATCGGCGGACCCTGGTCACGCGAGCTCTGCGCGGGCACGCACGTGTCCACCAGCTCCGAGATCGGGCTGGTCAGCGTCGTCGGCGAGTCGTCCGTCGGTGCGTCCAACCGCCGCATCGAGGCACTCGTCGGCCAGGACGCCTTCCGCGAGCTCGCCGCAGAGCGCACCGTCGTCTCACAGCTGTCGGCCGCGCTGAAGGCGCCGCGCGATCAGCTCGCCGCCCGCATCGACGAGCTTCAGGCGAACCTCAAGGCCGCCGAGAAGCGCATCTCGCAGTTCGAGGCCAAGGAGCGCGAGGGCCGGGTCCCCGCCCTCGCCGAGGCCGCACAGCAGGCCGGCTCGCACCGTGTCGTGGCGACCTCGCTCGGCGAGATCGGCTCGGCCGACGACGTCCGCCCACTCGCGCTGAGCGTGCGTGAACGTCTCGGATCCGACGACGCCGTCGTCGCGCTCGGCGGCGTCGCGAACGGCCGTCCGGTCGTGGTCGTGGCCACCAACGACGCCGCGCGCGCCGCGGGAGCGAAGGCCGGTGCGCTGGTGCGCATCGCGGCCGGCATCCTCGGCGGTGGCGGCGGTGGCAAGGACGACGTCGCGCAGGGCGGCGGCACCGACGCCTCGGCACTGGATGCCGCACTGTCGGCCATCGTGGCGGAGCTCTCGGCAGCGTGA
- the aroB gene encoding 3-dehydroquinate synthase: protein MSTTTISVTGQAAYDITIGRDILDQVVAALDPAVRKVLVVHPPTMAIRAAELRDRLMAGDGLEVLLAEIPDAEAGKRIEVAAFCWQVMGQADFTRTDAVIGYGGGSVTDVAGFVAATWLRGVQVVQVPTTVLGLVDAAVGGKTGVNTAEGKNLVGAFWAPRAVIGDLDELGSLSANEATAGYAEVVKAGFIWAPEILDIIEADPQRAVDTSTDEFRRTVELAIDMKARVVSDDFREAGQREILNYGHTLGHAIEHAERYQWRHGAAISIGMMYAAELSRLAGRLSDEAAERHRTVLESLGLPTTYRAGAWNTLLATMQRDKKTRGGMLRFIVLDDIAKPTVLQAPDESLLFAAYQEVAG, encoded by the coding sequence ATGAGCACCACGACCATCAGCGTCACCGGACAGGCCGCATACGACATCACTATCGGGCGCGACATCCTCGACCAGGTCGTGGCGGCGCTCGACCCGGCGGTGCGCAAGGTGCTCGTCGTCCACCCGCCGACGATGGCGATCCGCGCGGCCGAGCTGCGCGATCGCCTGATGGCCGGCGACGGTCTCGAGGTGCTGCTGGCGGAGATCCCGGATGCCGAGGCGGGCAAGCGCATCGAGGTCGCGGCGTTCTGCTGGCAGGTCATGGGGCAGGCGGACTTCACCCGCACGGATGCCGTGATCGGCTACGGCGGCGGTTCGGTCACCGACGTCGCAGGCTTCGTCGCGGCCACGTGGCTGCGGGGCGTGCAGGTCGTCCAGGTGCCCACCACCGTGCTGGGGCTGGTCGATGCCGCCGTCGGCGGGAAGACCGGCGTGAACACCGCCGAGGGCAAGAACCTCGTCGGCGCCTTCTGGGCACCGCGCGCCGTGATCGGCGACCTGGACGAGCTGGGCAGCCTGAGCGCCAACGAGGCGACCGCCGGCTACGCCGAGGTCGTGAAGGCCGGTTTCATCTGGGCGCCCGAGATCCTCGACATCATCGAGGCCGACCCGCAGCGCGCCGTCGACACGTCCACCGACGAGTTCCGCCGCACGGTGGAGCTCGCGATCGACATGAAGGCGCGGGTCGTCTCCGACGACTTCCGCGAGGCGGGCCAGCGCGAGATCCTCAACTACGGTCACACGCTGGGTCACGCGATCGAGCATGCCGAGCGCTACCAGTGGCGGCACGGGGCGGCGATCTCTATCGGGATGATGTACGCGGCCGAACTGTCACGGCTGGCGGGACGCCTCTCGGACGAGGCGGCCGAGCGGCACCGCACGGTGCTGGAGAGCCTCGGCCTGCCGACCACGTACCGCGCCGGGGCGTGGAACACGCTGCTGGCGACGATGCAGCGCGACAAGAAGACCCGCGGCGGGATGCTGCGCTTCATCGTGCTCGACGACATCGCCAAGCCCACGGTGCTGCAGGCGCCCGATGAGTCGCTGCTGTTCGCGGCGTATCAGGAGGTGGCCGGCTGA